One window of the Crassaminicella thermophila genome contains the following:
- a CDS encoding valine--tRNA ligase produces MEIKNLDKTYNPQEFEKRIYDYWMEKEYFKAEVNPDKEPFTIVLPPPNITGQLHMGHALDHTLQDILIRYKRMQGYETLWLPGTDHASIATEVKVVEKILEEEGKTKEEIGRDEFLKRAWAWKEEYGGRIVEQMKKLGNSCDWSKERFTMDEGCNKAVTEVFVKLYEKGYIYRGNRLINWCPDCKTSLSDAEVEHEEKGGYFWHIKYPVKDSDEYLEIATTRPETMLGDTAVAVHPEDERYAHLVGKTLILPIVEREIPIIADEYVDKEFGTGAVKITPAHDPNDFEVGLRHNLEQITVMDDEAKMNEHAGKYKGMDRYECRKALVKDLEDAGYLVKVKEHQHNVGVCYRCSTVVEPRLSDQWFVKMEELAKPAIEAVKKGKTKFIPERFNKIYFHWLENIKDWCISRQLWWGHRIPAYYCEDCGEIIVSRTAPELCSKCNSSKLKQDEDVLDTWFSSALWPFSTLGWPEETKELKYFYPTDVLVTGYDIIFFWVVRMMFSGIEQMGDIPFKYVFVHGLVRDSQGRKMSKSLGNGIDPLDIINQYGADALRMTLATGNSPGNDMRFYIERVESNRNFANKLWNATRFVLMNLNQDTFDKAECEKHFTLADKWILSRMNQVAKEVTDNLDKFELGMAVQKVYDFIWSEYCDWYIELVKPRLYGEETDTKHAALYTLTYVLENMLKLLHPFMPFITEEIWKHLPTTKEDSVMIAPWPKYDPSYSFVQEEKNMEIIMDAIRSVRNIRAEMNVVPSKKAKVIIVASDEAYDAIDMGKDYFITLASATEVVLQKEKKDIPEDAMSAVVAGAEIFLPLDELVDFEKEIERLEKEKEKLEKELKRVNGKLSNKGFLEKAPAKVIEEEKNKQANYQSMMDKVIERLEGMKKKIK; encoded by the coding sequence ATGGAAATAAAAAATTTGGATAAAACCTATAATCCACAAGAATTTGAGAAAAGAATTTATGATTATTGGATGGAAAAAGAATATTTTAAAGCAGAAGTAAATCCTGATAAAGAACCATTTACTATTGTACTACCTCCGCCTAATATTACTGGACAGCTTCATATGGGACATGCCCTTGATCATACCTTACAGGATATATTAATTAGGTATAAGAGAATGCAAGGTTATGAAACATTATGGTTGCCAGGAACAGATCATGCAAGTATTGCAACAGAAGTAAAAGTAGTAGAAAAGATATTAGAAGAAGAAGGAAAGACAAAAGAAGAAATTGGAAGAGATGAGTTCCTAAAAAGAGCTTGGGCATGGAAAGAAGAGTATGGCGGAAGAATCGTAGAGCAAATGAAAAAATTAGGAAATTCTTGTGATTGGTCAAAAGAGAGATTTACAATGGATGAAGGTTGTAATAAAGCTGTAACTGAAGTTTTTGTAAAACTTTATGAAAAAGGATATATATATAGGGGAAATCGTCTTATTAACTGGTGTCCAGATTGTAAAACTTCTCTTTCTGATGCTGAAGTTGAGCATGAAGAGAAGGGTGGATATTTTTGGCATATAAAATATCCAGTAAAGGATTCAGATGAATATTTAGAAATTGCTACTACAAGACCTGAAACAATGCTTGGAGATACAGCTGTAGCAGTACATCCTGAAGATGAAAGATATGCTCATTTAGTTGGTAAAACATTAATATTGCCAATTGTAGAAAGAGAGATTCCAATTATAGCAGATGAATATGTAGATAAAGAGTTTGGTACAGGTGCTGTAAAAATTACTCCTGCTCATGATCCGAACGACTTTGAAGTAGGTTTAAGACATAATTTAGAGCAAATAACTGTAATGGATGATGAAGCAAAAATGAACGAACATGCAGGAAAGTATAAAGGTATGGATCGTTACGAATGTAGAAAAGCTCTTGTAAAAGATTTAGAGGATGCTGGTTATTTAGTAAAAGTGAAAGAGCATCAGCATAATGTAGGTGTTTGTTATCGCTGTAGTACAGTAGTTGAACCAAGATTAAGCGATCAGTGGTTTGTAAAGATGGAAGAGCTTGCAAAACCAGCTATTGAAGCTGTAAAAAAAGGTAAGACAAAATTTATTCCAGAGCGTTTTAATAAAATTTATTTCCACTGGTTAGAAAACATAAAGGACTGGTGTATTTCAAGACAATTGTGGTGGGGACATAGAATACCTGCTTATTATTGTGAAGATTGTGGAGAAATTATTGTATCAAGAACAGCTCCAGAGCTTTGCAGCAAATGTAATAGTAGTAAGTTAAAACAAGATGAGGATGTATTAGATACTTGGTTTAGTTCAGCATTATGGCCATTTTCAACTCTTGGTTGGCCAGAAGAAACAAAAGAACTAAAATATTTTTATCCTACAGATGTGTTGGTTACTGGATACGATATTATTTTCTTCTGGGTAGTAAGGATGATGTTCTCAGGAATTGAGCAAATGGGAGATATTCCTTTTAAATATGTGTTTGTACATGGTTTAGTGCGTGATTCACAAGGTAGAAAAATGAGTAAATCTCTTGGAAATGGTATTGATCCACTTGATATTATCAATCAATATGGAGCAGATGCTTTAAGAATGACTCTTGCTACAGGTAATAGTCCTGGAAATGATATGCGTTTTTATATTGAGAGAGTAGAGTCTAATAGAAATTTTGCAAACAAATTGTGGAATGCTACTCGTTTTGTATTAATGAATTTAAATCAAGATACATTTGATAAAGCAGAGTGTGAGAAACACTTTACGCTTGCAGATAAATGGATATTATCTAGAATGAATCAGGTTGCTAAGGAAGTTACTGACAACTTAGATAAGTTTGAATTAGGAATGGCTGTACAAAAGGTTTATGACTTTATTTGGAGTGAGTACTGCGACTGGTATATTGAGCTTGTGAAACCAAGACTATATGGAGAGGAAACAGATACAAAACATGCTGCATTATATACGTTGACATATGTTCTTGAGAATATGTTAAAACTATTACATCCATTTATGCCATTTATCACTGAAGAAATATGGAAACATCTTCCTACTACAAAAGAGGATAGCGTTATGATTGCACCATGGCCTAAATATGATCCTTCATATAGCTTTGTACAAGAAGAGAAAAATATGGAAATAATTATGGACGCAATCAGAAGTGTAAGAAATATTCGTGCTGAAATGAATGTAGTTCCATCTAAAAAAGCAAAAGTTATTATTGTAGCATCCGATGAAGCTTATGATGCAATAGATATGGGGAAAGATTATTTTATAACTCTTGCAAGTGCTACAGAGGTAGTACTTCAAAAAGAGAAAAAGGATATTCCAGAAGATGCTATGTCTGCAGTTGTAGCAGGTGCTGAGATTTTCCTTCCATTAGACGAATTAGTTGATTTTGAAAAAGAAATAGAAAGATTAGAAAAAGAAAAAGAAAAATTAGAAAAAGAATTAAAAAGGGTAAATGGAAAACTTTCTAATAAAGGATTTTTAGAAAAAGCTCCAGCAAAAGTTATTGAAGAAGAGAAAAATAAACAAGCAAATTATCAATCTATGATGGATAAGGTTATAGAAAGATTAGAGGGAATGAAAAAGAAAATAAAATAA
- a CDS encoding type IV secretory system conjugative DNA transfer family protein: MKLQIIPDINIDNTKVLGLVENMHFYKNLIKRFKLTKEEVILFEQHIITYEILITKDNLSFFIGFDDEIKDNIETELNICWKQATFKKVKPISIIGITKELELEEHYFLSLKTDLRGQFPLSNILETQTILRNNERILIRLEMKPISNTWYREVEDHIKNFEKGKVASKNTFSIKDIGFKTAELVLDVVYSFIDFANDMITKEKIEHERLNNNRYAKLLRNGLSNNTKEKSKYNAYDTKIYITVDSKRNDMIFRNIEKSFNSMAGDNRWILKYKSNNKNILCSKEIAQIMQMPTKYYQKTYKINNIDNREIEVPKELQRHGILIGTATIKGRGINTYWCNNYNVRTLSKVVAGPSGAGKTEYTCNFIVGANRIGDCTITFDYIKKCDLTYNSIKYINDPVLIDLSDEKQLFAFAYPEVSNKISKESTPWERILVASEIAQQVKYLVNSISDGDNNGALSSQMTRYLMAAVKIVFIHPGEVVDNAFRVLEDWKVRNEYIRKSKGIYDYSDRVLNTLRELNDTDSDGKITGTKIHLISGIINRINTLVENPRLERMLKAPIDKHNFTKYMNEGRAVYIMMPEKAFKDPMTKDVIVTYFMTRIRMASLERCDIDKPNIAHIITDEVHQVPTAASFLKNHITEFRKFGLAPYFTIHYMKQFKSLLDAIKSTGVSYMLIQGIEKENLQMLSEEIKPFTIEEGLSMKPFHSLNIINYGNQYAKFITALPKPL, encoded by the coding sequence ATGAAGCTACAAATTATACCTGATATTAATATTGATAACACAAAAGTTTTAGGTTTAGTAGAAAATATGCATTTTTACAAGAATCTTATAAAAAGATTTAAATTAACAAAAGAAGAAGTAATTCTATTTGAGCAGCATATCATAACATATGAAATTTTAATAACTAAAGATAATTTAAGTTTTTTTATAGGATTTGATGACGAAATAAAAGATAATATTGAGACAGAATTGAATATTTGTTGGAAACAAGCAACGTTTAAGAAAGTAAAACCAATATCTATTATTGGCATAACAAAAGAATTAGAACTTGAAGAACATTATTTCCTTTCGCTTAAAACAGACTTAAGAGGGCAATTTCCACTTTCTAATATACTAGAAACACAAACAATTTTAAGGAATAATGAAAGAATATTGATCAGATTGGAAATGAAACCTATATCAAATACTTGGTATAGAGAAGTAGAGGATCATATTAAAAACTTTGAAAAAGGCAAAGTTGCAAGTAAAAATACATTTTCTATAAAAGATATTGGATTTAAAACAGCGGAATTAGTTCTAGATGTAGTATATTCATTTATAGATTTTGCAAATGATATGATTACTAAGGAGAAAATTGAACACGAGAGACTAAATAACAACCGTTATGCAAAACTTTTAAGAAATGGCCTTAGTAACAATACAAAAGAAAAGAGTAAATACAATGCATATGACACAAAAATCTATATAACAGTAGATTCTAAAAGAAATGATATGATATTCAGAAATATAGAAAAATCATTCAACTCGATGGCAGGAGATAATAGATGGATTTTAAAATATAAAAGCAATAATAAAAATATTCTTTGCTCAAAAGAAATCGCACAGATTATGCAGATGCCTACTAAGTATTATCAGAAAACTTACAAGATTAATAATATCGATAATAGAGAAATAGAAGTACCAAAAGAATTACAGCGACATGGTATACTAATTGGAACAGCAACTATCAAAGGAAGAGGTATAAATACATATTGGTGTAACAATTATAATGTGAGAACTTTATCAAAAGTAGTAGCTGGACCATCAGGAGCAGGGAAAACAGAATATACATGTAACTTTATTGTTGGAGCGAACAGGATAGGTGATTGTACAATAACATTTGATTACATTAAAAAATGTGACCTTACCTATAACTCAATTAAGTATATAAATGATCCAGTGCTTATTGATCTATCAGATGAAAAGCAATTGTTTGCTTTCGCATATCCTGAGGTATCAAACAAGATTTCAAAAGAATCAACACCTTGGGAACGAATACTGGTAGCTAGTGAAATAGCACAGCAAGTTAAGTACTTAGTAAATAGTATTTCTGATGGAGATAATAACGGTGCTTTATCAAGCCAGATGACTAGATATTTAATGGCAGCAGTCAAAATTGTTTTTATCCATCCAGGTGAGGTAGTAGATAATGCTTTTAGAGTGTTAGAGGATTGGAAAGTGAGAAATGAATATATTAGAAAAAGCAAAGGCATTTATGATTATAGTGATAGGGTTTTAAACACACTTAGAGAATTAAATGATACAGATAGTGATGGTAAAATCACAGGTACTAAGATACATTTAATTAGTGGAATTATCAATAGGATTAACACGCTTGTGGAAAATCCAAGATTGGAAAGAATGCTAAAAGCTCCAATAGATAAGCATAATTTTACTAAATATATGAATGAGGGCAGAGCTGTATATATTATGATGCCTGAAAAAGCATTTAAAGATCCAATGACTAAAGATGTTATAGTAACATATTTTATGACTAGAATAAGAATGGCATCTTTGGAACGATGTGACATAGATAAACCTAATATTGCGCATATAATAACAGATGAAGTACACCAGGTGCCAACAGCAGCATCATTTTTAAAAAATCATATTACAGAGTTTAGAAAATTTGGTTTAGCACCATATTTTACAATTCATTATATGAAGCAATTCAAAAGCTTATTAGATGCAATTAAATCAACTGGTGTTTCATATATGCTAATTCAAGGCATAGAAAAAGAAAACCTGCAAATGCTATCAGAAGAAATAAAACCATTCACCATAGAAGAAGGATTGAGTATGAAGCCTTTCCATAGCCTTAACATTATTAATTACGGAAACCAATATGCTAAGTTTATAACTGCATTACCAAAACCATTATAG
- a CDS encoding ParM/StbA family protein: MNIGLDNGRGNVKVVCGNRRKIFESYCGRGYEMDFSYGKENYEVQIDNEKYFVGALAKREGMSRCFQKHKIDNKRTKPLVLTAISLMTIQDSNVNIVTGTPISDYREQKDQIEMYLRGKYKVKVTEEEQKEIEIENVKVFPEGAGAYFSKILNMNGEVCDKELATTKVGIVDIGYKTTNISVFDNLKFVDKLSATFNFGIHQAFNMIYKRLSREEDITPEQVENITTGYEFKTLSDRIQTEINKFWGNISFKIFICGGGAYLLKDYFPKFELINKPEFANAEGYYKIAQMLYKPKVERWTFGQ; the protein is encoded by the coding sequence ATGAATATTGGATTAGATAATGGAAGAGGTAATGTTAAAGTTGTTTGTGGTAACAGAAGAAAAATATTTGAGTCTTATTGCGGTAGAGGCTATGAAATGGATTTTTCATATGGTAAAGAAAACTATGAAGTGCAAATAGATAATGAAAAATATTTTGTTGGAGCACTTGCTAAAAGAGAAGGTATGTCTAGATGTTTTCAGAAACACAAAATCGACAACAAGCGAACAAAACCACTTGTGTTAACAGCAATATCTCTAATGACTATTCAAGATAGCAATGTCAATATTGTTACAGGTACGCCAATATCAGATTATAGGGAACAAAAGGATCAAATTGAGATGTATTTAAGAGGAAAATATAAAGTTAAAGTTACAGAGGAGGAGCAAAAAGAAATTGAGATAGAAAATGTTAAAGTGTTTCCTGAAGGTGCTGGAGCTTACTTTTCAAAAATTCTTAATATGAATGGAGAGGTATGTGATAAAGAACTAGCTACTACAAAAGTGGGGATTGTAGATATAGGTTATAAAACGACAAATATATCAGTGTTTGATAATTTGAAATTTGTAGATAAATTAAGCGCAACGTTTAATTTTGGAATACATCAAGCATTCAACATGATCTATAAAAGATTATCAAGAGAAGAAGATATAACACCTGAACAAGTAGAGAATATAACTACTGGCTATGAATTTAAAACCTTGTCTGATAGGATACAGACAGAAATTAATAAATTTTGGGGTAATATATCATTTAAAATATTCATTTGTGGCGGGGGAGCATATTTATTAAAAGACTATTTTCCTAAATTTGAATTGATTAATAAACCAGAATTTGCAAATGCAGAAGGATATTATAAAATAGCACAGATGCTTTACAAACCTAAAGTAGAAAGGTGGACTTTTGGGCAATGA
- a CDS encoding helix-turn-helix transcriptional regulator has product MGVKHRLKEIRMKEYMMKQKEFAERVLEMDYRKYNNYENGTTPSGEAMLYIAKKLKRPVEEIFYLED; this is encoded by the coding sequence ATGGGGGTAAAGCACAGATTAAAAGAAATAAGAATGAAAGAATATATGATGAAACAAAAAGAATTTGCCGAGAGAGTTTTAGAAATGGATTATAGGAAATACAATAACTATGAAAATGGAACTACTCCATCAGGAGAAGCAATGCTATATATAGCGAAGAAATTAAAAAGACCTGTTGAAGAGATATTTTACCTGGAAGATTAA
- a CDS encoding STAS-like domain-containing protein, which produces MVIRMDQWGKVLSTRDLGANIRQKIIVEFNKQDQDIVIDFINVEGINQSCADEVFGKMLLEIGLDNFKKRIKFNNMNDTISSVVKYVMASRWSNLKNNAIN; this is translated from the coding sequence ATGGTGATTAGAATGGATCAATGGGGAAAAGTTTTAAGCACTAGAGATTTGGGAGCAAACATTAGACAAAAAATAATTGTTGAATTCAATAAACAAGACCAAGATATAGTAATTGACTTTATTAATGTTGAAGGAATCAATCAATCTTGCGCAGACGAAGTTTTTGGAAAAATGTTACTTGAGATAGGCTTAGATAACTTCAAAAAAAGAATAAAGTTTAATAATATGAATGACACAATTTCAAGTGTTGTTAAATATGTTATGGCATCAAGATGGTCAAATTTAAAAAATAACGCAATCAATTAA
- a CDS encoding ATP-binding protein: protein MDLTVRVRGALNFDTLDSFLADNNNVLNNNYTKYDSLVFDLEHLTFISPVGFCTLACLIKYCQHNKIANEYKLIPSKHVNSYFERMDFYNAFGVDIGITQCRYDCSNRLMELKEIKGQNPNEDSQIAEHFKHIFQSQIKGDSNILEAVSYSIGEIVDNTIRHSLSPINGFICAQTYRNKRKLEICIADCGIGIPKSLKSSNNIDPSERDCLVYDHEYILYALRKGISSKYGKGHTGEGLFFSSEFIKENYGRMKIISGKGLCLIKNGNDVLQMDIDCWTGTIVALEFQLDNEVNVKNIFDREFPMDSTEDFDWI, encoded by the coding sequence TTGGATTTAACTGTAAGAGTTCGAGGAGCGTTAAATTTTGATACATTAGATAGTTTTTTGGCAGATAATAATAATGTGTTGAATAATAATTACACAAAATATGATAGTCTTGTTTTTGACTTAGAACATTTAACATTTATTTCTCCAGTTGGATTTTGCACTTTGGCCTGTTTGATTAAGTATTGTCAGCATAATAAAATAGCAAATGAGTACAAATTAATACCTTCTAAACATGTAAATTCTTACTTTGAACGAATGGATTTTTACAACGCTTTTGGTGTTGATATAGGTATAACACAATGTAGATATGACTGTTCAAATAGATTGATGGAACTTAAAGAAATTAAAGGGCAGAATCCAAATGAAGATTCACAAATAGCAGAGCACTTTAAACATATTTTTCAATCACAAATAAAAGGAGATTCTAATATATTAGAAGCGGTTTCATATTCAATAGGAGAAATAGTAGATAATACAATACGTCATTCATTATCGCCTATTAACGGTTTTATATGTGCACAAACTTATCGAAATAAAAGAAAGCTTGAAATATGTATTGCAGATTGCGGAATTGGCATACCAAAAAGTTTAAAATCCAGCAATAATATAGACCCTTCAGAAAGGGATTGCTTAGTCTATGACCACGAATATATACTTTATGCACTAAGAAAAGGTATATCAAGTAAATATGGAAAAGGCCATACTGGAGAAGGACTATTTTTCTCATCAGAATTTATAAAAGAAAACTATGGAAGAATGAAAATTATTTCCGGAAAGGGGTTATGTTTGATAAAAAATGGAAATGATGTATTACAAATGGATATTGATTGCTGGACAGGAACAATAGTAGCGTTAGAGTTTCAATTAGACAATGAGGTAAATGTAAAAAATATATTTGATAGGGAATTTCCGATGGATAGTACGGAGGATTTTGATTGGATTTAA
- a CDS encoding helix-turn-helix domain-containing protein, with amino-acid sequence MAFKKVLEDNNVSGYRLSKDIGIPQQTISDYVSGKKNFNSMKIGVAKKIADYLGMTLDELYEKSTN; translated from the coding sequence ATGGCATTTAAAAAAGTATTAGAAGATAACAATGTTTCTGGTTACAGGTTATCAAAGGATATAGGGATACCACAACAAACTATATCAGATTATGTATCTGGGAAAAAGAATTTTAATAGTATGAAAATTGGTGTTGCGAAAAAAATTGCTGATTATCTTGGCATGACATTAGACGAATTATATGAAAAATCAACTAATTAA
- a CDS encoding hemolysin XhlA family protein: MVCERHEEIVNRLNNHADRIKQLEINNAKTGEKITSLIEKLENLTSWIKALVMLGGTTLLGFFFWYIQNIGR; this comes from the coding sequence ATGGTATGTGAAAGACACGAGGAGATTGTAAATCGTTTAAACAATCATGCTGATAGAATTAAACAACTAGAAATAAATAATGCAAAAACAGGAGAGAAAATTACAAGCTTGATAGAAAAATTAGAGAATCTAACAAGCTGGATTAAAGCTTTAGTAATGCTAGGCGGTACTACATTGCTAGGCTTTTTCTTTTGGTACATACAAAACATAGGGAGGTAA
- a CDS encoding peptidoglycan recognition protein family protein, with product MIFNAIKRYHMQVRGWSDIGYHYVIEKVGDKYEILKGRDEKTPGAHCKEQHCNFESIGICLVGNFDIAEPPQAQLDKLYELLEDIFKRYGKMKIYGHNHFAKYKSCPGTKFPMNKVLAEAFQRKKKHWAEKCFINLNNKGITIHEKRFNDPITRGEVFALLDQLTDRK from the coding sequence TTGATTTTTAATGCAATCAAAAGATATCATATGCAGGTTAGGGGATGGAGCGATATAGGCTATCATTATGTGATAGAAAAAGTTGGAGATAAATATGAAATTCTAAAAGGCAGAGATGAAAAGACACCAGGAGCGCATTGCAAAGAACAGCATTGCAATTTTGAATCAATTGGAATTTGTTTGGTAGGAAATTTTGATATAGCAGAACCACCACAGGCGCAATTAGATAAGCTTTATGAGTTATTAGAAGATATATTTAAGCGATATGGAAAGATGAAGATTTACGGACATAATCATTTTGCAAAATACAAGAGTTGTCCTGGAACTAAGTTTCCTATGAACAAAGTACTTGCTGAAGCTTTTCAAAGAAAGAAAAAACATTGGGCCGAAAAGTGTTTTATTAATCTTAACAACAAGGGCATTACAATACATGAAAAGAGATTCAATGATCCAATTACAAGAGGAGAAGTATTTGCATTACTGGATCAATTAACAGATAGAAAGTAG
- a CDS encoding YmfQ family protein, with translation MSNQLMKYLPGYYKTSQVIANITDVENSEIQQFKTSLDNTLNQFFVDLADTSLDRWEKELGIPVNKNKDIKYRRSVIKSKIRGQGTITINLIKNVAESYSNGEVEVTENNSNYLFTITFVGTKGIPPNMDDLKNAIEDIKPAHLGFTFEYTYNTYQYLSQFTHADLALYTHTDLREVI, from the coding sequence ATGTCTAATCAGCTTATGAAATACCTTCCTGGTTACTATAAAACAAGTCAAGTAATAGCTAATATCACAGATGTAGAAAATAGCGAAATACAGCAATTCAAAACAAGTTTAGATAATACGCTTAATCAATTCTTTGTAGATCTAGCTGATACATCATTAGATAGATGGGAAAAAGAGTTAGGGATACCTGTAAATAAGAACAAAGATATAAAGTATAGAAGAAGTGTTATAAAATCAAAAATTCGAGGGCAAGGTACTATAACCATAAATTTAATTAAAAATGTAGCTGAAAGCTATAGTAATGGAGAGGTTGAAGTTACAGAGAATAATTCAAACTATTTATTTACTATAACTTTTGTTGGGACAAAAGGAATTCCACCCAATATGGATGATTTAAAAAATGCCATAGAAGATATTAAGCCAGCACATTTAGGATTTACTTTTGAATATACTTACAATACTTATCAGTATTTATCGCAGTTTACCCACGCTGATTTAGCTTTATATACTCATACTGATTTAAGAGAGGTGATATAA
- a CDS encoding baseplate J/gp47 family protein, with product MADDRDTIQNRMLQNISDEYDKTEGSFFYDVLKSVAIELENAYKKQESILDKGFVETATGEWLDKKVAEQGLTRKSATKATTIVTITGSEGTIVNEGTLVASDTVNFVVKETKTIDATGQVDVLVECEEEGSIGNVPAGAIKYFPVTIAGLTGVTNLNAVTNGYDGETDEELRQRYFDKVRTPATSGNKWHYRNWAKEVTGVGDARVFPLANGPGTVKVMIIDSNKTGAEQELIDAVYNHIEENRPIGATVTVVSATEVPININVTLTIDTDNYAEQEVITNIENNITAYLKEIAFVEDYVSYAKVGSIILDTIGVLDYSNLIVNGGTSNITIADNEVAVLGGVTNV from the coding sequence ATGGCAGATGATAGAGATACAATACAAAATAGAATGCTACAAAACATATCAGATGAATATGACAAGACCGAAGGGTCTTTTTTTTATGATGTTTTAAAGTCTGTAGCTATAGAGTTGGAAAATGCTTATAAAAAACAAGAATCTATACTAGATAAAGGCTTTGTAGAAACTGCTACAGGAGAATGGCTAGATAAGAAAGTAGCAGAACAAGGCTTGACAAGAAAGTCTGCCACAAAAGCTACTACTATTGTTACAATAACAGGAAGTGAAGGAACAATAGTAAACGAAGGAACATTAGTAGCTAGCGATACTGTTAATTTTGTTGTAAAAGAAACTAAAACAATAGATGCTACAGGACAAGTAGATGTTTTAGTTGAGTGTGAAGAAGAAGGAAGTATAGGAAATGTACCAGCAGGAGCAATAAAATATTTTCCTGTAACAATTGCAGGTTTAACTGGCGTGACAAATCTTAATGCAGTAACTAATGGATATGATGGTGAAACTGACGAAGAATTAAGACAGAGATATTTTGATAAGGTTAGAACTCCTGCAACAAGTGGTAACAAATGGCATTATAGAAATTGGGCTAAGGAAGTTACAGGAGTTGGAGATGCTAGAGTTTTTCCGCTTGCCAATGGTCCAGGAACAGTAAAGGTAATGATTATAGATAGTAATAAAACAGGAGCAGAACAAGAGTTAATAGATGCAGTATATAACCACATTGAAGAAAATAGACCAATAGGCGCAACAGTAACAGTTGTAAGTGCAACAGAAGTTCCAATAAATATTAATGTGACTTTAACTATTGATACAGACAATTATGCAGAGCAAGAGGTAATAACAAATATAGAAAATAATATAACTGCATATTTGAAAGAAATAGCTTTTGTAGAGGACTATGTAAGCTATGCAAAAGTCGGTAGCATTATATTAGATACTATAGGAGTACTTGACTATTCAAATTTAATTGTAAATGGTGGCACTTCAAACATAACTATAGCTGATAATGAAGTTGCAGTTTTAGGTGGTGTAACAAATGTCTAA
- a CDS encoding DUF2634 domain-containing protein, which translates to MFPSLDLDTTISKVEKNTIQQNLGTSFLFDFTEGDFVIRDGKLVKAEDIEAIKVWIEKILRTEKFKFKIYEKEDINEEYGITIKKLIMGKKLPFGFIRSELKREITEALLKHPMIVDINNFRTIQERATLKVFFTVNLEDGRTFDQEVNI; encoded by the coding sequence ATGTTTCCAAGCTTAGATTTAGATACTACTATAAGTAAAGTAGAAAAGAACACAATACAGCAAAATCTTGGCACTAGTTTTTTATTTGACTTTACCGAAGGAGATTTTGTTATTAGAGATGGAAAACTAGTAAAAGCTGAAGATATTGAAGCTATAAAAGTTTGGATTGAAAAGATATTAAGAACTGAAAAATTCAAATTTAAAATATATGAAAAAGAAGATATTAATGAAGAATATGGAATAACAATTAAAAAACTAATTATGGGGAAAAAGCTTCCATTTGGTTTTATAAGGTCTGAATTAAAAAGAGAAATTACGGAAGCCTTACTAAAACACCCAATGATTGTAGACATTAACAATTTTAGAACAATACAAGAAAGAGCTACCTTGAAAGTATTCTTTACAGTGAACTTAGAAGATGGTCGCACCTTCGACCAGGAGGTGAATATATAG